A genome region from Erythrolamprus reginae isolate rEryReg1 chromosome 4, rEryReg1.hap1, whole genome shotgun sequence includes the following:
- the SLITRK1 gene encoding SLIT and NTRK-like protein 1, with protein MLLWILLLETSLCLAAGNVTGDVCKEKICSCPEIEGDLHVDCEKKGFTSLQRFSAPTSQFYHLFLHGNSLTRLFPNEFANFYNAVSLHMENNGLHEIVPGAFLGLQLVKRLHINNNKLKSFRKQTFLGLDDLEYLQADFNLLRDIDQGAFRDLNKLEVLILNDNLISILPANVFQYVPITHLDLRGNRLKTLPYEDVLEQIPGIAEILLEDNPWDCTCDLLSLKEWLENIPKNALIGRVICEAPTRLQGKDLNETTEQELCRKTRVDSSLAAPPAEEETCDPGPIPTPFKIHGKEDSVTAGSAPHGGTKIPVNWQIKSRPTVASSIHTVKGKSSSSTPCPATCTCHQIPGGFKVNCNDGNISSLMDLKPKPSNVHELFLRGNKIHTIRKSHFVDYQKLNLLDLGNNNIATMENNTFKNLLELVWLYMDNNYLDILSREKFNGLQNLEYLNMEFNVIQLIQPGTFNAMPKLRVLILNNNLLRSLPVDVFAGVSLSKLSIHNNYFLYLPVAGVLDQLTSITQIDLHDNPWDCKCPIVPFKQWVEMLRPKVMMSDLRCETPEEFFKEDFESLSNEAICPQLKVMPTLTSTHKNSTGLAETGTHSNSYLETSRVSISVLVPGLLLVFVTSAFTVVGMLVFILRNRKRSKRRDANSSASEINSLQTVCDSSYWHNGPYSTDGAHRVYDCGSHSLSD; from the coding sequence ATGCTGCTTTGGATTCTCTTGCTGGAGACGTCTCTTTGTTTGGCTGCCGGGAATGTTACGGGGGACGTTTGCAAAGAGAAGATCTGCTCGTGCCCCGAGATCGAAGGCGACTTGCACGTCGACTGCGAGAAGAAGGGCTTCACCAGCCTGCAACGTTTCTCGGCCCCCACTTCCCAGTTCTACCATTTGTTCCTGCACGGCAATTCCCTCACGCGCCTTTTCCCCAATGAGTTCGCTAACTTTTACAATGCAGTCAGCTTACACATGGAAAACAACGGCTTGCACGAAATCGTGCCCGGAGCTTTCCTGGGGCTGCAGTTGGTCAAGAGGCTGCacatcaacaacaacaagctGAAATCTTTTCGCAAGCAGACTTTCTTGGGGCTGGATGATCTGGAATATCTCCAGGCTGATTTTAATTTATTGAGGGATATTGACCAAGGAGCCTTCCGGGACTTGAACAAGCTGGAGGTGCTGATTTTAAATGACAACCTGATCAGCATCTTGCCTGCCAACGTGTTCCAGTATGTACCGATTACCCATTTGGACCTACGAGGTAACCGCCTGAAAACCTTGCCTTATGAGGATGTATTGGAACAGATCCCGGGCATTGCTGAGATCCTGCTGGAGGACAACCCTTGGGACTGTACCTGCGATCTACTCTCCTTGAAAGAATGGCTGGAGAACATCCCCAAGAATGCTTTGATCGGCCGGGTGATTTGTGAAGCTCCCACACGTTTGCAAGGGAAGGATTTAAACGAGACCACTGAACAGGAGCTGTGCAGGAAAACCCGGGTAGATTCCAGCCTGGCAGCTCCTCCTGCAGAAGAGGAGACTTGTGATCCTGGCCCTATTCCCACTCCTTTTAAGATCCATGGCAAGGAAGATTCCGTCACTGCAGGTTCTGCCCCTCATGGAGGTACCAAGATCCCAGTCAATTGGCAAATCAAATCCAGACCTACAGTGGCTAGCTCTATCCACACGGTGAAAGGCAAGTCTTCCAGTAGCACCCCTTGCCCGGCCACCTGCACTTGCCACCAGATACCCGGAGGGTTCAAGGTAAATTGCAATGATGGCAACATCAGCAGCCTGATGGACCTGAAGCCTAAGCCATCCAACGTCCACGAACTCTTCCTGAGGGGCAACAAGATTCACACCATTCGCAAGTCCCATTTTGTGGATTATCAGAAACTCAACCTATTGGACTTGGGCAACAACAACATTGCCACTATGGAGAACAATACTTTCAAAAATCTGCTGGAACTGGTGTGGCTCTACATGGACAATAACTATTTGGACATACTGTCTCGAGAGAAGTTCAATGGTTTGCAAAACCTAGAGTACCTAAATATGGAATTTAATGTCATCCAACTCATCCAGCCGGGGACCTTTAATGCCATGCCTAAACTGAGAGTACTAATTTTGAACAACAACCTTCTGAGGTCTCTCCCGGTTGATGTTTTTGCTGGAGTCTCTCTCTCTAAGCTCAGCATCCACAACAATTACTTCCTTTACCTGCCAGTGGCAGGGGTGCTGGATCAACTCACCTCCATCACCCAAATAGATCTGCACGACAACCCTTGGGACTGCAAATGTCCAATTGTCCCGTTCAAACAGTGGGTGGAGATGCTGAGGCCAAAGGTGATGATGAGTGACTTAAGGTGTGAGACTCCAGAAGAGTTCTTCAAGGAGGACTTTGAGTCTCTCTCCAATGAGGCCATTTGCCCTCAACTCAAAGTCATGCCCACTTTGACTTCCACCCATAAGAATAGCACTGGCTTGGCAGAGACTGGGACTCACTCCAATTCCTACTTGGAGACTAGTCGGGTCTCCATCTCAGTGCTGGTGCCTGGCCTTTTGTTGGTCTTTGTCACCTCTGCCTTCACAGTGGTGGGAATGCTTGTCTTCATCCTGAGAAACCGGAAGCGCTCCAAAAGGAGGGACGCCAACTCTTCTGCCTCGGAGATCAACTCTTTACAGACAGTTTGTGACTCCTCCTACTGGCACAATGGACCCTACAGTACAGATGGAGCCCATAGAGTGTATGACTGTGGCTCTCACTCTCTATCAGACTGA